A portion of the Flavobacterium limnophilum genome contains these proteins:
- a CDS encoding RidA family protein has product MKRENILTGSPWEDKMGYCRAVRIGNIIEVSGTVAIVDGEKVKADDAYAQTLNILERIEKVLEDLNVGMKDVIRTRIFTTDITSFEDVAKAHATFFKDIKPATGFYEVSKLVAPEYLVEIEFTAVAAE; this is encoded by the coding sequence ATGAAAAGAGAAAACATCTTGACAGGTTCTCCATGGGAAGACAAAATGGGTTATTGTCGTGCGGTTCGCATTGGAAATATCATTGAAGTATCGGGAACCGTGGCCATTGTGGACGGTGAAAAAGTAAAAGCCGACGATGCTTATGCCCAAACCCTGAACATTTTGGAAAGAATAGAAAAAGTATTGGAAGACCTTAATGTAGGAATGAAAGACGTGATTCGTACCCGCATTTTCACCACCGACATAACTTCTTTTGAGGATGTTGCCAAAGCACATGCCACTTTTTTCAAAGACATCAAACCAGCAACCGGTTTCTATGAAGTGAGCAAATTGGTAGCTCCTGAATATTTGGTGGAAATAGAATTTACGGCTGTAGCTGCTGAATAA
- a CDS encoding voltage-gated chloride channel family protein: MNLKKILLLSLKWIFICVLTGILSGSASAFFLVSLEWVTQFREHNNWIIWLLPMGGLYIGWLYHQYGATVVKGNNLLLEEYENPQKTIPFKMAPMVLASTLITHLFGGSAGREGTAVQMGGAIADQFSRLSSRAQSRDKLDNSDRKTLIILGISAGFASVFGTPLAGALFALEVLYFSKISLKSSVLSFLVAYVAYFTVEFWQVKHTHYQIPVVPEMSLQIMPWIIVASIAFGLAAMLFSRTTHFWGRLFAKTIEYPPLRPFVGGLVLVIAIYLMGTTKYIGLGVPGIVDSFSNPNQSHDFLLKTLFTGFTLGAGFKGGEVTPLFFVGATLGSALSLVIPLPIALLAGMGFVAVFSGATHTPIACTVMGMELFGIESGVYIGIACVLAYFASGSIGIYHSQIVKGAKYRFYQRFKRKDLEDF; the protein is encoded by the coding sequence ATGAACCTAAAAAAAATCCTTCTTCTCTCCCTCAAATGGATTTTCATTTGTGTTTTGACAGGCATTCTTTCAGGTTCGGCTTCGGCCTTTTTTTTGGTGTCGTTGGAATGGGTTACCCAATTCAGGGAACACAACAATTGGATTATTTGGCTGTTGCCAATGGGCGGACTATACATAGGATGGCTGTACCATCAATATGGGGCAACTGTCGTGAAAGGCAATAACTTGTTGCTGGAAGAATACGAAAATCCACAAAAAACCATTCCTTTCAAAATGGCTCCGATGGTGTTGGCCAGCACTTTAATCACCCATCTTTTTGGAGGTTCGGCTGGTCGCGAAGGCACGGCCGTACAAATGGGCGGAGCAATCGCCGACCAATTTTCTAGACTGTCATCTCGAGCGCAGTCGAGAGATAAACTGGACAATTCCGACAGAAAAACACTCATTATTCTGGGAATCAGTGCAGGTTTCGCATCTGTTTTTGGCACACCATTGGCTGGAGCCTTGTTTGCCTTGGAAGTTTTGTATTTCAGCAAAATCAGCCTCAAAAGCAGCGTACTTTCCTTTTTGGTGGCTTATGTTGCCTATTTTACCGTCGAGTTTTGGCAAGTAAAACACACGCATTACCAAATTCCGGTCGTGCCCGAAATGTCGCTGCAAATTATGCCTTGGATCATTGTGGCGAGTATTGCATTCGGGTTGGCAGCCATGCTTTTTTCCAGAACAACCCATTTTTGGGGAAGACTATTTGCAAAAACAATAGAATATCCGCCCTTGCGCCCGTTTGTGGGAGGATTAGTTTTGGTTATCGCCATTTATCTTATGGGAACCACGAAATACATTGGTTTGGGAGTTCCCGGCATCGTCGATTCATTCTCGAATCCAAATCAATCCCATGATTTTTTGTTAAAAACACTGTTTACCGGATTCACGTTGGGTGCCGGATTTAAAGGCGGCGAAGTTACTCCGTTATTCTTTGTTGGCGCCACCTTGGGAAGCGCCTTGTCACTGGTCATTCCTTTGCCGATCGCCCTTTTGGCAGGAATGGGATTCGTGGCCGTATTTTCGGGAGCCACCCACACTCCTATTGCCTGTACCGTTATGGGAATGGAACTTTTTGGCATTGAAAGTGGCGTTTACATTGGCATTGCTTGCGTGCTGGCTTATTTTGCTTCCGGTTCCATCGGAATTTATCATTCGCAAATTGTAAAAGGAGCAAAATACCGCTTCTACCAACGCTTTAAAAGAAAAGATTTGGAAGATTTTTAG